In Natranaeroarchaeum aerophilus, a single genomic region encodes these proteins:
- a CDS encoding DUF7521 family protein yields the protein MSPHETAGAEVTTALAIVKTLILILGTIITYYAFKAYRRTQSTALGALALGFGAITLGSFLAGVATDILGVPLAAGILIESLLVLVGFAIIAYSLYAR from the coding sequence ATGAGCCCACACGAAACAGCTGGAGCGGAGGTAACGACAGCGCTGGCGATCGTAAAGACACTCATACTGATCCTCGGAACGATCATCACGTACTACGCGTTTAAAGCGTATCGACGTACCCAGAGCACGGCGCTAGGTGCCCTTGCGCTTGGATTCGGTGCGATTACATTGGGGTCGTTCCTTGCCGGTGTAGCGACCGATATCCTCGGCGTCCCACTGGCAGCCGGCATCCTCATCGAAAGCCTGCTGGTGCTGGTCGGCTTTGCGATCATCGCGTACTCGCTGTACGCACGGTGA
- a CDS encoding universal stress protein — MSHVVVPVRYPLSSHSKETLAQAIELADDRDGDLSVLHVDLYQDSRDISRAELKRSVEAEFGTLQNARYIVRKGFLVEETILEEIANEDADVVVIGHKQEGRWRRMIRKLVSDPDIESYLRQRLECELVVVHAPE; from the coding sequence ATGAGTCACGTGGTCGTTCCGGTCCGGTACCCGCTCAGCAGCCACTCCAAGGAGACGCTGGCACAGGCGATCGAGCTCGCCGACGATCGTGACGGCGATCTTTCAGTTCTCCACGTTGACCTCTATCAGGACAGTCGAGATATCTCCCGGGCTGAACTCAAACGGTCCGTCGAAGCGGAGTTCGGGACCCTACAGAACGCTCGATACATCGTTCGCAAGGGCTTTCTTGTCGAAGAGACCATCCTGGAGGAGATTGCGAACGAGGACGCCGATGTCGTCGTCATCGGCCACAAACAGGAAGGTCGGTGGCGCCGCATGATCCGAAAGCTTGTTTCCGATCCCGATATTGAGAGCTATCTCCGCCAGCGGCTGGAATGTGAACTCGTCGTCGTTCACGCGCCGGAGTAG
- a CDS encoding DUF309 domain-containing protein: MDEHTRDPSVAPPDGDPTGWVADTAHTGGHWEHATLRRATVHGVRLYNSGEFHESHDCFEDEWYNYGNGTTESAFAHGMVQVAAGAYKHFDFKDDDGMRSLFETALQYLHGVPNDYYGVDVLDVRTTLTNALNDPGALHGWRIRLDGETPTARQEDCAFAADR, from the coding sequence ATGGACGAGCACACGCGGGATCCCTCAGTCGCGCCACCGGACGGTGACCCGACGGGATGGGTCGCTGATACAGCTCACACGGGCGGACACTGGGAACACGCAACGCTCCGGCGGGCAACCGTCCACGGAGTCCGATTGTACAACAGCGGGGAGTTTCACGAATCCCACGACTGCTTCGAAGACGAGTGGTATAACTACGGCAACGGAACCACCGAAAGTGCCTTCGCACATGGAATGGTTCAGGTCGCAGCGGGAGCCTACAAGCACTTCGACTTCAAGGACGACGACGGGATGCGCTCGCTGTTCGAGACGGCCCTGCAGTATCTTCACGGTGTCCCGAACGACTACTACGGCGTCGACGTGCTGGATGTCAGGACGACTCTGACGAACGCACTCAATGATCCCGGGGCGCTGCACGGCTGGCGGATTCGGCTCGACGGCGAGACGCCCACGGCTCGTCAGGAGGATTGTGCGTTCGCCGCCGACCGATGA
- a CDS encoding helix-turn-helix domain-containing protein produces the protein MSGGVRAQVEVSSPEDCPVAGASSTTGTRIDRVDRASADIDGTVGEEFVVSATANGDIDANEITSDGTRSVYRFDRERENACACDLVETAGPPVADVRANDGSLFITFRAEDVANVRTVIERLRDRYDGVRLQTLSKFDPTEGEDIVPVDRGQLTDKQREVLERAHDLGYFDYPKGANAGEVADDLDIARSTFSEHLSAAQSKLLNAVLESPTR, from the coding sequence ATGAGTGGTGGTGTTCGAGCACAGGTCGAAGTATCGTCCCCAGAAGACTGTCCCGTTGCTGGTGCGTCCTCGACGACAGGTACACGGATCGACCGTGTCGACAGAGCCAGCGCGGATATAGACGGAACCGTCGGCGAGGAGTTCGTCGTCTCTGCGACAGCCAACGGCGACATCGACGCCAACGAGATCACGTCAGACGGCACCCGGTCGGTGTACCGGTTCGACCGCGAACGCGAGAACGCATGTGCCTGCGACCTCGTCGAGACTGCAGGCCCACCCGTGGCGGATGTCCGCGCGAATGATGGCTCGCTCTTTATCACCTTCCGTGCGGAGGACGTCGCTAACGTCCGAACCGTCATCGAGCGGCTCCGTGACCGCTACGACGGTGTCCGGCTCCAGACGCTCTCGAAGTTCGATCCGACAGAAGGCGAGGATATCGTACCGGTCGACCGCGGACAGCTCACCGACAAACAGCGGGAGGTTCTAGAACGGGCCCACGATCTTGGCTACTTCGACTATCCCAAAGGAGCGAACGCAGGCGAGGTTGCTGACGACCTCGACATCGCCCGGTCGACGTTTTCCGAGCATCTCTCTGCGGCCCAGTCGAAACTGCTCAACGCCGTCCTCGAATCGCCGACCCGATAG
- a CDS encoding bifunctional metallophosphatase/5'-nucleotidase codes for MSVRLLHYSDLENAYDDPERVGRLAGLIDSLRDDTTLVAGTGDNTGPGVLALTEDGEQSLDFFEAVEPAADIPGNHDFDHGYDALRGLVESSPQIWLGANIELDGERFGSDVGMRPWTVIERAGHRIGVIGVTTPTTPSITPPAADLTVTDPVSAVANATATLRERGVDMIVVLAHLADDEQIALQCDVDVILGGHVHAERIRRLDDTLLTRPRAGGNTLYEIVLEDDGTASVNRHTVDDAPVARQVTEALRVRKRRAGLQTVVATVERPIERTEATTHRGESRIGNFVADAYRWYTDADIALQNAGGIRGGEPLAGGVTVADLIGIVPFEEPIVTAELTGAEIVNLCREASGQRIDIGEPDWWHAHLSGAEVVWDRTDESLVDVHVGGEPVDSTGEYTLATSAYLPVTDHEFPTLSEGHVVSEGPIQYDVLVEYARDVGIDPSIDGRIRWSDDRSESSDADSSDTDIPAADK; via the coding sequence ATGTCCGTGCGGCTGCTTCACTACTCTGATCTCGAAAACGCCTACGACGACCCCGAACGAGTCGGTCGACTCGCAGGGTTGATAGACTCGCTTCGTGACGACACAACGCTCGTTGCGGGAACTGGCGACAACACCGGTCCCGGCGTCCTGGCGCTGACCGAGGACGGGGAGCAATCGCTCGATTTCTTCGAGGCCGTCGAGCCGGCCGCAGACATCCCCGGGAACCACGACTTCGATCACGGATACGACGCGCTCAGAGGGCTTGTAGAATCCTCGCCACAGATCTGGCTGGGTGCAAACATCGAACTCGACGGCGAACGGTTTGGCTCGGACGTCGGTATGCGCCCCTGGACCGTCATTGAACGTGCGGGCCATCGGATTGGCGTGATCGGTGTCACGACGCCGACGACGCCTTCAATTACGCCACCTGCCGCAGATCTCACAGTTACCGATCCAGTCTCCGCGGTGGCGAACGCGACCGCGACGCTTCGCGAGCGCGGCGTCGACATGATCGTCGTTCTCGCACATCTGGCAGACGACGAGCAGATCGCACTCCAGTGTGACGTCGACGTCATCCTCGGCGGGCACGTCCACGCGGAGCGGATCCGGCGGCTCGACGACACCCTCCTGACGCGCCCCAGAGCGGGCGGAAACACGCTGTACGAAATCGTCCTCGAAGACGACGGTACGGCGTCGGTCAACCGGCACACGGTCGACGATGCACCGGTTGCCAGACAGGTAACGGAGGCACTACGAGTGCGCAAGCGCCGTGCGGGACTCCAGACGGTTGTCGCCACGGTCGAACGACCGATCGAGCGAACGGAAGCAACGACCCACCGTGGTGAGAGCCGAATCGGGAACTTCGTCGCCGATGCGTATCGCTGGTACACTGACGCGGATATTGCCCTCCAGAACGCCGGGGGGATCCGTGGTGGAGAACCCCTTGCTGGAGGCGTCACTGTCGCAGATCTGATCGGCATCGTTCCGTTCGAAGAACCGATCGTGACGGCCGAGTTGACGGGGGCGGAGATCGTCAACCTCTGTCGGGAAGCCAGTGGACAGCGAATCGACATCGGGGAACCGGACTGGTGGCACGCACACCTTTCGGGGGCCGAGGTCGTCTGGGACCGCACGGACGAGTCGCTCGTGGACGTCCATGTCGGGGGAGAGCCTGTAGATTCGACGGGGGAGTATACGCTCGCCACCTCCGCGTACCTGCCGGTAACCGACCACGAGTTCCCCACGCTTTCGGAAGGCCACGTCGTGAGCGAGGGACCGATCCAGTACGACGTGCTCGTCGAGTACGCCCGGGATGTGGGGATCGATCCGTCGATCGACGGGCGAATACGCTGGAGCGACGACCGTAGCGAATCGTCAGATGCGGATTCGTCAGATACGGATATACCTGCAGCCGACAAGTGA
- a CDS encoding winged helix-turn-helix domain-containing protein, translated as MVRDPFAEEEKPDVQALLEALEDSDCRTIIRKLDEPMTAGELSERCEIPQSTIYRKLDTLSSATLLEELTEVRSDGHHTTRYEVAFEDVRIALTDDREFEYEVSRPARTPDERLADMWSEVSKEL; from the coding sequence ATGGTACGGGATCCGTTCGCGGAGGAAGAGAAACCCGATGTGCAGGCCCTTCTCGAAGCTCTGGAGGATTCCGACTGTCGGACAATCATCCGGAAACTCGACGAGCCCATGACGGCGGGTGAACTCTCCGAACGCTGTGAGATCCCACAGTCGACGATCTATCGAAAGCTCGACACCCTGTCCAGTGCGACGTTGCTCGAAGAGCTGACGGAGGTTCGGAGCGACGGACACCATACGACGCGGTACGAGGTCGCGTTCGAGGACGTACGGATCGCCCTCACAGACGATCGGGAGTTCGAGTACGAGGTCTCCCGCCCTGCGCGAACACCGGACGAACGACTGGCGGATATGTGGTCGGAGGTCAGCAAAGAACTATGA
- a CDS encoding DUF7116 family protein: MGTVSNPLAQEARSIFAELGYTISDHGDELTAERGWKVVEVTPMPEPKSPPASGSLRCFVTYQHSVRDLRQRIRQANPEYDWAIITVEDDDYEVVRAPPCAEAA, encoded by the coding sequence ATGGGAACCGTTAGCAACCCACTTGCCCAAGAGGCGAGGTCCATCTTCGCAGAACTCGGGTACACGATCTCTGACCACGGCGACGAATTAACGGCTGAACGGGGCTGGAAAGTCGTTGAGGTTACGCCCATGCCCGAACCGAAATCACCACCCGCGTCGGGATCACTTCGATGTTTCGTTACATATCAACACAGTGTCCGCGACCTTCGCCAGCGAATTCGGCAGGCAAACCCCGAGTACGACTGGGCGATCATTACAGTTGAAGACGATGACTACGAGGTCGTACGAGCCCCGCCATGTGCTGAAGCAGCCTGA
- a CDS encoding mechanosensitive ion channel family protein, translated as MLSAVLLQSVGTEPGLSTASRAVDPTIENVPARVWEVVGAILVLVLGWYVSKLVVRSVGRAIARQFQRPSITQTVLGGIRAGVIVVFVFIAARILQLDTGDVLLSGAVFGAVLGVILAPIVASVISGLFVLADQPFEIGDMIELVDEGQKGFVDDITLRYTKMFTLDNTFIVIPNSTIRDRDVINYSAEDERTRRSLELLVTYESDVEAARTLAERSARRVEDVISGGPDIRIGKTRFPAAPTCFIEEYADNGVLLMLRYWVEEPYKLQAIESEVKTNIWNDLDDADVEIAYPHTHLVFDETSGEAQVAVSQGDHSPAVTEGSEIAPGEPSVENDGAQ; from the coding sequence ATGCTCTCTGCAGTTCTTCTCCAATCTGTCGGAACCGAGCCCGGACTCTCAACAGCATCGCGGGCAGTCGACCCTACGATCGAGAATGTTCCGGCACGCGTCTGGGAGGTCGTCGGTGCAATCCTCGTGTTGGTCCTCGGCTGGTACGTCTCAAAGCTCGTCGTTCGCTCCGTCGGTCGTGCGATTGCCAGACAGTTCCAGCGACCCAGCATCACACAGACCGTACTGGGCGGAATCCGTGCCGGCGTTATCGTCGTCTTCGTCTTTATCGCGGCGAGGATCCTGCAGCTAGATACCGGTGATGTCCTGCTTTCCGGTGCCGTATTCGGTGCAGTACTCGGTGTGATCCTCGCGCCGATCGTCGCTTCGGTTATCAGCGGGCTGTTCGTGCTCGCGGACCAGCCATTCGAGATCGGCGATATGATCGAACTCGTCGATGAGGGACAGAAAGGCTTTGTCGACGATATCACACTCCGCTATACGAAGATGTTCACGCTCGACAACACCTTTATCGTCATCCCAAACTCGACGATCCGGGACCGGGACGTGATCAACTACTCCGCAGAGGACGAGCGAACCAGACGGTCCCTGGAACTGCTGGTCACGTACGAAAGTGATGTTGAAGCCGCACGGACGCTGGCCGAGCGGAGCGCTCGACGTGTCGAGGATGTCATCAGCGGCGGTCCGGACATCCGAATCGGCAAGACCCGGTTTCCGGCAGCCCCGACCTGTTTCATCGAGGAGTACGCGGACAACGGCGTCCTGTTGATGCTCAGATACTGGGTCGAAGAGCCGTACAAGCTCCAGGCGATCGAGTCCGAAGTAAAAACGAATATCTGGAACGACCTCGATGATGCCGACGTCGAGATCGCATACCCGCATACGCATCTCGTCTTCGACGAGACGAGCGGGGAGGCACAGGTTGCTGTCTCACAGGGGGACCACTCGCCAGCAGTGACAGAGGGCAGTGAGATCGCCCCTGGCGAACCTTCGGTCGAAAATGATGGGGCTCAATAG
- a CDS encoding 2,5-diamino-6-(ribosylamino)-4(3H)-pyrimidinone 5'-phosphate reductase, translating into MHVVVNAAMSADGKLSSRRREQIKISGSEDFERVDRLRADSDAVMVGVGTVLADDPSLTVDETELLPQSDDGTPRQPARVVADSRARTPPDARIVDDAATTYLLVSGAAPVERIKALSATDAEIVTAGETRTDLDAALDVLEAAGIEQLMVEGGGELIHSLFAADLVDELTVFVGPTVIGGRDAPTLADGEGFIDEFPALQLDGVERMDGGVLLRWSVPVSEPNS; encoded by the coding sequence ATGCACGTCGTCGTCAATGCCGCCATGAGCGCGGATGGAAAGCTCTCCTCGCGGCGACGGGAACAGATCAAAATCAGTGGGTCCGAGGACTTCGAGCGGGTCGACCGACTGCGTGCCGACAGCGACGCCGTCATGGTCGGCGTCGGTACGGTACTGGCGGATGATCCGAGCCTCACCGTCGACGAGACGGAGCTGTTGCCCCAAAGCGACGATGGCACCCCTCGCCAACCAGCGCGAGTCGTCGCTGATTCACGCGCACGCACGCCACCGGACGCCCGGATCGTCGACGACGCCGCGACGACGTACCTGCTCGTGAGCGGCGCCGCACCTGTCGAGCGGATCAAAGCGCTGTCGGCCACGGATGCAGAGATCGTCACCGCAGGCGAGACACGGACCGACCTCGACGCCGCGCTGGATGTGCTCGAAGCGGCAGGTATCGAACAACTGATGGTCGAGGGAGGGGGCGAACTGATCCACTCGCTGTTCGCGGCCGATCTCGTCGACGAACTGACGGTCTTCGTGGGACCGACAGTGATCGGCGGTCGAGACGCACCGACGCTGGCCGATGGCGAGGGGTTTATTGACGAGTTCCCCGCGCTCCAGCTCGACGGCGTCGAGCGGATGGACGGCGGCGTCCTGCTCCGATGGAGCGTTCCCGTGAGTGAACCGAACAGTTAA
- a CDS encoding DUF5816 domain-containing protein, which translates to MRTHTTEDGETLFIAEDEGDRGSDGPFYVAYGTAAREQKYGWFCSNCESVDNAMDAMGRIQCNRCGNFRKPTEWDAAHE; encoded by the coding sequence ATGAGAACGCATACGACGGAGGACGGTGAGACACTCTTCATTGCCGAGGACGAGGGCGACCGAGGATCGGACGGGCCGTTCTACGTCGCGTACGGAACAGCCGCTCGCGAGCAAAAGTACGGCTGGTTCTGTAGCAACTGTGAATCGGTCGACAACGCCATGGACGCGATGGGTCGTATCCAGTGCAACCGCTGTGGCAACTTCCGGAAACCGACCGAGTGGGACGCCGCCCACGAGTAA